The following proteins come from a genomic window of Thermodesulfovibrionales bacterium:
- a CDS encoding ATP-binding protein, whose amino-acid sequence MEDLSLHILDIVENSITASAKNIEIIITDSIIDNRLYVEIKDDGTGMDEGILKRVEDPFYSTKAKKTGLGIPLLKQAAMECEGNFWISSSPGKGTSIKAEFRRDHIDRKPLGDIASTIVTAIISCPDCHFRLTVKVIEKSGEEKSFVFDTEELKGELEDIPINTPIILKFIKEHIRENLKPLIAY is encoded by the coding sequence ATGGAAGACCTCTCCCTTCATATCCTTGATATAGTTGAGAATTCAATAACAGCATCTGCAAAAAACATTGAGATAATTATAACAGACAGTATCATTGATAACAGACTTTATGTTGAGATAAAAGACGATGGTACGGGCATGGATGAAGGGATTCTGAAAAGGGTTGAAGACCCCTTTTATTCAACAAAGGCTAAGAAGACAGGCCTCGGAATTCCCCTTCTTAAACAGGCTGCAATGGAATGTGAGGGTAATTTCTGGATAAGCTCCTCTCCAGGAAAGGGCACCTCCATAAAGGCTGAGTTCAGGAGAGACCATATAGATAGAAAACCTCTTGGAGATATTGCCTCAACAATAGTGACAGCAATAATCTCCTGCCCGGATTGCCACTTCAGGCTAACAGTAAAAGTAATTGAAAAATCAGGAGAAGAGAAATCCTTTGTTTTTGACACAGAGGAATTAAAGGGTGAGCTTGAGGATATACCAATAAATACTCCCATTATATTAAAATTTATAAAAGAACACATAAGAGAAAATTTAAAACCTCTTATAGCATATTAA